The Candidatus Baltobacteraceae bacterium genome includes the window TATCGATTTCGTTGCTGAATACCCACGCATGTCCGAGACGAATGCGCCGGTCCGCGTTCGGGAGTAATCGCAGAGTCGTGTCGATCACGTTCGTTTTTCCTAATTCGCTACGGCGATGAAAACGAATGCGCCCGAAGCGATCGCTTCGGACGCATTGCGGGGAGTCTGGGCGCTCTCTAGCGTTTTTTCGAGATCGATTTCGCCTGCGTGAAGAGCAGCAAGTAATCCTGGCCGCCCGCTTTGCTATCGGTTCCCGACATGTTGAATCCGCCGAAGGGATTGCCGCCGACGAGCGCGCCAGTACACTTGCGATTGAGATACAGATTGCCGACGAAAAATTCGTCCTTCGCACGTTCGAGTTTCGCCGCATCTTTCGAAAACACGGCGCCCGTTAATCCGAACTCGGTGTTGTTCGCGATCTCGAGCGCGTTATCGAAATTCGCCGCCTTGATAACTGCCAAAACGGGTCCGAATATCTCCTCCTGCGCGATCACCGCATCCGGTGCGATGTCGGCAATAACGGTCGGTTCGAGGAAGTACCCGTCGCTGCCGATGCGATTTCCTCCACAGATCAGACGGCCTTCTTTTTTGCCGATTTCGATGTAGCGCAAGATGTCGTTCATGGCGCCTTCGTTGACGACCGGCCCCATGTACATTTCGCGATCGGTCGTATCGCCGACCGTCATCTTCGCCACGCGCGTTCGCAGTTTTTCGACGAACTCGTCGTAAATCGACGCATCGACGATCGCACGCGAGGCGGCGGAACACTTCTGTCCTTGAAAGCCGAACGCGGATACGGCTACGCCCTCGACCGCCGCGTCGACGTCGGCATCGGCCGCCACGATGATGGAATCCTTACCACCCATCTCCGCGATGACGCGCTTGATCCATTTCTGCCCGGGCACGGTCTTGGCCGCGAGCTCGTTTACGTGCAAACCAACTTGCTTGCTGCCGGTAAACGAAACGAAACGCGTGAGGGGATGCGCGACGATCGCATCGCCGATCGCGCCGCCGCTGCCGGGCACGAAGTTCGCAACGCCGTTGGGTATTCCAACTTCGTGCAGAAGATCGACGAACCACGCCGCGATAATGGCCGAATCGCTCGACGGTTTGAGCACGACGGTGTTGCCCGAAACGATTGCGGCCGACGTCATACCGGCCATAATCGCGAACGCAAAATTCCAAGGCGGAATCACGACGCCGACGCCGAGCGGAATATACCGCAACTCGTTGTCTTCGCCGGGGATCGGCGTGAGGGGTTGTGGCTGCGCGAGCCGCAGCGCTTCGCGCGCGTAAAATTCGAGAAAGTCGATCGCTTCTGCCGTGTCGGCGTCGGCTTCGATCCAGTTCTTGCCGACTTCGAGCACGAGCAGCGCGTTATAATGGAATCGGCGCGCGCGCACGAGTTCCGCCGCCTTGAAGAGATAGCTCGCACGCTCTTGCGCCGGCGTATTCTTCCAACTCCCGAAGCGCTCGTGTGCGATCTC containing:
- the pruA gene encoding L-glutamate gamma-semialdehyde dehydrogenase — translated: MSTTLERIAPFTNDPIKTYSDPADVAAMQAALAAVKAQLGKSYPLVIDGERIETEKKIRSINPAKPGEVVGIVSSASREQATRAIEIAHERFGSWKNTPAQERASYLFKAAELVRARRFHYNALLVLEVGKNWIEADADTAEAIDFLEFYAREALRLAQPQPLTPIPGEDNELRYIPLGVGVVIPPWNFAFAIMAGMTSAAIVSGNTVVLKPSSDSAIIAAWFVDLLHEVGIPNGVANFVPGSGGAIGDAIVAHPLTRFVSFTGSKQVGLHVNELAAKTVPGQKWIKRVIAEMGGKDSIIVAADADVDAAVEGVAVSAFGFQGQKCSAASRAIVDASIYDEFVEKLRTRVAKMTVGDTTDREMYMGPVVNEGAMNDILRYIEIGKKEGRLICGGNRIGSDGYFLEPTVIADIAPDAVIAQEEIFGPVLAVIKAANFDNALEIANNTEFGLTGAVFSKDAAKLERAKDEFFVGNLYLNRKCTGALVGGNPFGGFNMSGTDSKAGGQDYLLLFTQAKSISKKR